A genomic region of Ignavibacteria bacterium contains the following coding sequences:
- a CDS encoding NAD(P)-dependent oxidoreductase, which produces MVKKIFITGGTGYIGSRLILMLLDAGYEVHALARSNSLQKLPEKCHKIEGDALHYKSYVNKIPDGCTFIHLIGVAHPSPAKKDEFYKIDLVSIQEAVKAAKEKNVQHFIYLSVAHPAPVMKDFINVRMKGEQLLIESKIKSSFIRPWYVIGPGHYWPYLIMPVFWIFKLLPFTKQTAQRLDFVKLPQILKCILFSIKNIPQITTVYNVQQIKSF; this is translated from the coding sequence ATGGTCAAAAAAATTTTTATTACAGGCGGAACAGGGTATATAGGAAGCCGTCTGATTTTAATGTTATTAGATGCAGGGTATGAAGTTCATGCTCTTGCAAGAAGCAATTCACTTCAAAAGCTTCCTGAAAAATGCCATAAAATTGAGGGTGATGCTCTTCATTACAAATCTTATGTAAATAAAATTCCCGACGGATGCACATTTATTCACCTTATCGGTGTTGCACATCCTTCACCCGCTAAGAAGGATGAGTTTTATAAAATTGATTTAGTGTCGATTCAGGAAGCAGTCAAAGCAGCAAAAGAAAAAAATGTTCAGCATTTTATTTATCTCAGCGTTGCGCATCCTGCGCCTGTTATGAAAGATTTTATTAATGTTAGAATGAAAGGTGAGCAGCTTCTGATTGAATCAAAAATTAAATCATCCTTCATACGTCCGTGGTATGTAATTGGACCCGGACATTACTGGCCTTATCTTATAATGCCTGTATTTTGGATTTTTAAGTTATTACCATTTACAAAACAGACTGCACAAAGATTGGATTTTGTAAAACTTCCTCAGATTTTAAAATGTATTTTATTCTCAATCAAGAATATTCCGCAAATAACTACTGTTTATAATGTTCAACAAATAAAGTCCTTTTAA
- a CDS encoding T9SS type A sorting domain-containing protein, giving the protein MKKLILTVMLVFLSTSTLFSQQGWFLTNAPNTNYQSVFFVNAQTGWATSALNVYKTNDGGASWNVVQYDTSNNVYSKIYFLNENTGWILSYNENGAPACGHIGSTFLTTNGGANWVRKTYEYCSRPVDIYFINANTGFIAHADEILFGGFASIGSISRTTNGGLHWSNVTEFPNNGGEFYKISFKNDLTGYALSYIWNDFQHDTLALFKTTNSGSNWFKFKDITKIAGGRINPYENAMDLIATSDNIYIIGKDSVFLRSTDEGTSWEKIYYAPYKRQVDLYFSNSNTGWTIFKYGTDTTNIMKTTNGGANWFNLRNPFSNNLNSIMFVNDLTGYVAGSGVILKTVTGGVTNVKIISDKIPESFKLQQNYPNPFNGISVIRFSVPQNNNQHIKLTVYNIEGKLIETLVNESIPAGEYEVKWDSKQNASGIYFYKLEANNFSEVKRMVLIK; this is encoded by the coding sequence ATGAAAAAATTAATATTAACCGTGATGTTGGTTTTTTTATCAACATCAACATTATTTTCTCAACAAGGTTGGTTTTTAACCAACGCTCCAAATACAAATTATCAATCAGTATTTTTTGTTAATGCACAAACCGGATGGGCAACTTCCGCATTAAATGTGTATAAAACAAACGACGGAGGTGCAAGTTGGAATGTAGTTCAATATGACACATCAAATAACGTTTATTCAAAAATATATTTTCTAAACGAAAATACGGGATGGATACTTTCATATAATGAAAATGGGGCACCTGCCTGCGGACATATCGGTTCAACTTTTTTAACTACAAATGGAGGCGCAAACTGGGTAAGAAAAACATATGAATACTGCTCAAGACCTGTGGACATATATTTTATAAATGCTAATACAGGGTTTATTGCTCATGCTGATGAAATTTTATTCGGTGGATTTGCAAGTATCGGTTCCATATCAAGAACAACGAACGGCGGTTTACATTGGTCAAATGTTACAGAGTTCCCTAATAATGGTGGGGAGTTTTATAAAATTAGTTTTAAAAATGACTTAACGGGATATGCTCTGAGTTATATCTGGAATGATTTTCAGCATGATACTCTTGCACTCTTCAAAACAACAAATAGCGGTAGTAACTGGTTTAAATTTAAAGATATAACTAAAATTGCAGGAGGCAGAATAAACCCGTATGAAAATGCGATGGACTTAATTGCAACAAGTGATAATATCTATATCATCGGCAAAGATTCTGTGTTTTTGCGTTCGACTGATGAAGGTACAAGCTGGGAAAAAATTTACTATGCACCATATAAAAGACAAGTTGATTTATACTTTTCTAATTCAAATACCGGCTGGACTATTTTTAAATATGGAACTGATACAACTAATATAATGAAGACCACAAATGGAGGAGCAAATTGGTTTAACCTAAGAAATCCATTCTCCAATAATCTTAATTCAATAATGTTTGTGAATGATTTAACGGGTTATGTTGCAGGAAGCGGAGTTATTTTAAAAACCGTAACCGGCGGAGTTACAAATGTTAAAATAATTTCGGATAAAATTCCTGAATCATTTAAACTTCAGCAAAATTATCCCAATCCTTTTAACGGTATTTCCGTGATAAGATTTTCAGTGCCGCAGAATAATAATCAGCATATAAAGCTAACGGTTTATAATATTGAAGGGAAGTTGATTGAAACATTGGTTAATGAATCGATTCCGGCAGGTGAATATGAAGTTAAATGGGATTCAAAGCAGAATGCCAGCGGAATATATTTTTATAAGCTGGAAGCAAATAATTTTTCTGAAGTCAAAAGAATGGTATTAATAAAATAA
- a CDS encoding T9SS type A sorting domain-containing protein, with amino-acid sequence MKKQTASVVSAFLLILLTYNSLYSQNGWQVLNSSYNSHLTSISVIDSFLVYATGKDLLKTTNGGLIWIKINIDTNYTYLEVSFSNKDTGFVLARKTSNYNYFLLRTLNGGDDWSSIQFVTGNYLFLNLQAKKNILFIISQYSGSPFPSAKLSKSTNFGLNWIDVYHAVGLGIYGYFKNDLTGFLVPTSHNQIRTSTNGGFSWTISNIINEYSASFYGLNSNSSSAYCFLTNYLTGHTKLIKTSNYGISWDSINSNIYSGIGFFTSNDTGYCYSINRIYKTTNGAANWTQNFFAGNVINKIEFLNSKTGYAVGNDGLIIKTTTGGETVGIQSISNDIPNEFSLLQNYPNPFNPQTKIKFEIPKNDFVRVVIYDNLGKEVKTIVNEQLNVGTYEADFNGEELSSGIYYYRLVTSGFSETKKMLLLK; translated from the coding sequence ATGAAAAAACAAACCGCCAGTGTTGTTTCAGCTTTCTTATTAATCCTTCTTACCTATAATTCTTTATATTCTCAAAATGGATGGCAAGTATTAAATTCATCCTATAATAGTCATTTAACCTCAATAAGTGTTATAGATTCATTTCTTGTTTATGCTACTGGTAAAGATTTATTGAAAACAACTAATGGAGGTTTAATCTGGATAAAAATTAATATTGATACAAATTATACATATTTAGAAGTATCTTTTTCGAATAAAGATACCGGATTTGTTCTTGCAAGAAAGACCTCCAATTATAATTATTTTCTTTTAAGAACTTTGAATGGAGGGGATGATTGGTCATCAATTCAATTTGTCACAGGTAATTATTTATTTCTTAATCTTCAGGCTAAAAAAAATATTTTATTTATTATTTCACAATATTCAGGGTCACCATTTCCCTCCGCTAAATTATCAAAGTCAACAAATTTTGGTTTAAATTGGATAGATGTTTATCATGCAGTAGGACTTGGAATTTATGGATATTTTAAAAATGATCTTACAGGATTTTTAGTTCCAACATCGCATAATCAGATAAGAACTTCTACAAATGGAGGATTTAGTTGGACAATAAGTAATATTATAAATGAATATTCAGCAAGCTTCTATGGCTTAAATTCGAATTCTTCCTCAGCCTATTGTTTTTTAACTAATTATTTAACTGGTCATACTAAATTAATTAAAACATCGAATTATGGGATTTCTTGGGATTCAATAAATTCAAATATTTATAGTGGCATTGGTTTTTTCACAAGCAATGATACAGGTTATTGTTATTCAATTAATAGAATTTATAAAACAACAAATGGAGCTGCAAATTGGACTCAGAATTTTTTTGCAGGAAACGTTATCAATAAAATTGAATTTCTAAATTCTAAAACAGGGTATGCTGTCGGTAATGACGGTTTAATTATTAAAACCACTACCGGAGGTGAGACAGTTGGCATTCAATCTATCTCAAATGACATTCCAAATGAATTTTCATTATTACAAAACTATCCAAACCCTTTTAATCCTCAAACTAAAATAAAATTTGAAATTCCAAAAAATGATTTTGTGAGAGTCGTTATTTATGATAATTTAGGCAAAGAAGTTAAAACAATTGTAAATGAACAATTGAACGTAGGAACTTATGAAGCTGATTTTAACGGAGAAGAATTGAGTTCAGGAATTTATTATTATAGATTAGTAACATCAGGGTTTTCTGAAACCAAGAAAATGCTTTTGTTGAAGTAA
- a CDS encoding HmuY family protein → MNRPNSISFISKLVYLFFISVALYSCSNNPVIEPPPPPAGPLAIRTVSNLQADTALTGGYTYFRFSDSTVVTGADTATNKWDIAFRNTTIIINGGAVRFGSGGVFIQRNSSFDTVSIAPENGYGVDTSATQLAIKTGSGNGWYNYDFANNYVTPIPGTVLIIRTGDGKYAKVQIQSYYYNNDPQPFPNPENYRYYTFRFVYQPDGSRNIK, encoded by the coding sequence ATGAACAGACCAAACTCAATTTCTTTTATTTCAAAACTTGTTTATCTTTTTTTTATTTCCGTCGCTCTTTATTCATGTTCGAATAATCCTGTTATAGAGCCGCCTCCGCCTCCTGCAGGTCCTCTGGCAATAAGAACTGTTTCAAACTTACAGGCAGATACTGCTTTAACAGGCGGTTATACATATTTCAGATTCAGCGACAGCACCGTCGTAACGGGTGCTGATACTGCAACCAATAAGTGGGATATAGCGTTTAGAAATACAACGATTATCATAAATGGCGGTGCAGTCAGATTCGGTTCAGGTGGTGTATTTATTCAGAGAAACTCAAGCTTCGATACAGTGTCCATAGCACCTGAAAACGGTTACGGAGTCGATACATCTGCAACACAGCTTGCTATAAAAACAGGCTCAGGTAATGGCTGGTATAATTATGATTTTGCGAATAATTATGTTACCCCGATTCCCGGAACCGTGCTTATTATAAGAACAGGTGATGGAAAATATGCAAAGGTGCAAATACAGAGCTACTATTATAATAACGACCCTCAGCCGTTTCCAAATCCTGAAAATTACAGGTATTATACTTTCAGATTTGTTTATCAGCCTGACGGTTCAAGAAACATAAAATAA
- the mscL gene encoding large-conductance mechanosensitive channel protein MscL: MKGFAKEFKEFISRGSVIDLAVGVIIGAAFGKIVSSLVDDLLMPVIGLLIGGINFRDIKFTLADAVLDPAGKVIKQAITLNLGNFIQVFIDFIIIAAAIFVIIKIINSLRKKEQDTPPPPAPPTKEEELLTEIRDLLKNKN; this comes from the coding sequence ATGAAAGGTTTTGCAAAAGAATTCAAGGAATTCATTTCAAGAGGCAGCGTTATTGACCTTGCGGTCGGTGTTATAATAGGCGCAGCATTTGGCAAGATAGTTTCATCACTTGTAGATGATTTGCTTATGCCGGTCATCGGGTTGCTAATCGGCGGCATAAATTTCCGCGATATTAAATTCACGCTCGCTGATGCCGTTCTTGACCCCGCAGGAAAAGTAATTAAACAGGCAATTACTCTAAACCTCGGTAATTTCATACAGGTATTCATTGACTTCATCATAATTGCAGCAGCCATATTTGTAATAATAAAAATAATAAATTCACTCAGAAAAAAAGAGCAGGATACGCCTCCTCCTCCTGCACCACCGACAAAAGAAGAAGAATTACTAACGGAAATAAGAGACTTATTGAAAAATAAAAATTAA
- a CDS encoding NADH-quinone oxidoreductase subunit A: MIESYIPVFLIVTISILFAITNIKFSSLFGPQRPNREKLSTYESGVEPIGTARDRFSVKYYMVAVSFIVFDIEVVFLYPWAVSFVNMTQPEMVYSFIVGSFFLLILFIGLIYEYKKEVLKWD; this comes from the coding sequence ATGATAGAATCCTACATTCCGGTATTTTTAATTGTAACAATTTCAATACTTTTTGCCATTACAAACATTAAGTTTTCATCGCTTTTTGGTCCGCAAAGACCAAACCGCGAGAAGCTTTCAACTTATGAAAGCGGTGTTGAGCCGATTGGAACCGCAAGGGATAGATTCTCGGTTAAATATTATATGGTAGCCGTGAGCTTTATTGTATTCGACATCGAAGTTGTATTTCTTTATCCTTGGGCGGTTTCGTTTGTAAATATGACTCAGCCGGAAATGGTTTATTCCTTCATTGTCGGGAGCTTTTTTCTCTTAATATTGTTTATCGGCTTGATATATGAATATAAAAAAGAGGTATTAAAATGGGATTAG
- a CDS encoding long-chain fatty acid--CoA ligase: protein MNKKTLTRFFYGLTDKGTLSDEILFSKTGSAYIPVTKRNIIKDILYLNNKLRELNIKKGDKTAIISENRPEWVITDFACILDGIITVPIYNSLSTEQIKYILKDSGSKACFVSSLFLLEKILKVKDELPELKHIISYNLFDEMNRIEGVIYYDELMKRNDKLSDKEIINSVKEKIDVTNEDDVFTIIYTSGTTGNPKGVMLAHKNVCSDLDACNNVLDITPKDRFLSFLPYCHAYERTAGYYLAFLNGAKIYYAQNIDTISTQMPEVKPTILISVPRLLDKMYNRVMKSGDEQKGFRKKIFNAAVKLAHSENPKRSFMWKIYDALVYKKIKAKTGGHIRFIVAGGGALNKKINMFMNGIELGTLEGYGMTEASPVIAVNLPQKNKPGTVGPPLKGVEVKIADDGEILVKGDIVMRGYYKLPEETASTIIDGWLHTGDIGEMDSEGYIKITDRKKSLFKTSGGKYIAPAVIENLLMTLPFMEQVIAIGNERMYVTALIVPNKDEIARIAQSLGLDAISYKDLIKNEKLIKHVEKKINEVQKNLSTYEKIRKITLLENPFTLEAGEMTPTLKLKRKEIEKKYADVIEKMYLNV, encoded by the coding sequence ATGAATAAAAAAACACTAACAAGATTTTTTTACGGCTTAACAGACAAGGGCACTCTGAGCGATGAAATACTTTTCTCCAAAACGGGAAGCGCATATATCCCGGTAACTAAACGCAATATAATAAAAGATATTTTATATTTAAACAATAAACTTCGTGAATTAAATATAAAAAAAGGCGATAAAACTGCTATTATTTCAGAAAATAGACCGGAATGGGTAATTACAGACTTTGCGTGTATTTTAGATGGCATAATTACCGTTCCAATTTATAACTCGTTAAGCACCGAGCAAATTAAATACATTCTTAAAGATTCCGGTTCAAAAGCTTGTTTTGTCTCAAGTTTATTTCTGCTTGAAAAAATTTTGAAGGTCAAAGATGAGCTTCCCGAATTAAAACATATAATATCATATAATCTTTTTGACGAGATGAACAGAATCGAAGGTGTGATTTATTATGACGAGCTTATGAAAAGAAACGATAAATTAAGCGATAAAGAAATTATAAATTCAGTCAAAGAAAAGATTGACGTAACAAATGAAGACGATGTTTTTACTATTATATATACGTCGGGAACTACAGGCAATCCTAAAGGGGTAATGCTTGCTCATAAAAATGTTTGTTCGGATTTGGATGCATGTAATAATGTCCTTGATATAACACCCAAGGACAGATTCTTATCTTTTCTTCCTTACTGCCATGCGTATGAAAGAACAGCAGGATATTATTTAGCGTTTTTAAACGGCGCAAAAATTTATTACGCGCAGAACATTGATACCATAAGCACGCAAATGCCCGAAGTGAAGCCGACTATTTTAATTTCCGTCCCGAGACTTCTTGATAAAATGTATAACCGTGTGATGAAGTCAGGTGATGAGCAAAAAGGTTTCAGAAAAAAAATATTCAATGCCGCAGTAAAGCTTGCTCACAGCGAAAATCCCAAACGTTCTTTCATGTGGAAGATTTATGATGCTTTAGTTTATAAAAAAATAAAAGCAAAGACCGGTGGTCATATCAGGTTCATTGTTGCCGGAGGCGGAGCATTGAATAAAAAAATAAATATGTTTATGAACGGCATCGAGCTGGGAACGCTTGAAGGATACGGAATGACCGAGGCATCGCCTGTTATCGCAGTTAACCTGCCCCAAAAAAACAAGCCCGGAACTGTTGGTCCGCCGCTGAAAGGAGTTGAAGTAAAAATTGCGGATGACGGTGAGATACTTGTTAAAGGCGACATAGTTATGAGAGGTTATTATAAACTACCCGAAGAAACAGCAAGCACGATAATCGATGGCTGGCTTCATACTGGTGACATCGGCGAGATGGATTCGGAAGGTTATATAAAAATTACAGACAGAAAAAAATCTTTATTCAAAACATCGGGAGGGAAATATATTGCTCCTGCAGTTATCGAAAATCTTTTAATGACTCTGCCGTTTATGGAACAGGTTATTGCTATAGGAAATGAAAGAATGTATGTAACCGCATTGATTGTTCCGAACAAAGATGAGATAGCACGTATTGCTCAGTCATTGGGGCTTGATGCAATAAGTTATAAAGATTTAATAAAAAATGAAAAGCTGATTAAACACGTTGAGAAAAAAATTAATGAAGTTCAGAAGAATCTTTCCACTTATGAAAAAATTCGCAAGATAACTTTACTTGAAAATCCGTTCACGCTTGAGGCAGGTGAAATGACCCCGACATTAAAATTAAAACGTAAAGAAATCGAGAAAAAATATGCCGATGTTATTGAAAAAATGTATCTGAATGTTTAA
- a CDS encoding antibiotic biosynthesis monooxygenase gives MDNLVEDVKFRAEAVAMNSEKKNKFVAINYITCDKEYVERFEHLFTTRARAIDRIPGFISMEVLKPNSSNDNYLIVSHWENGDAFKNWTKSPEFLEGHKRGFEDMKKYKDEGKKPPMSSDFKTYEILTD, from the coding sequence ATGGACAATTTAGTAGAAGATGTAAAATTCAGAGCTGAAGCAGTTGCAATGAATTCAGAAAAGAAAAACAAATTTGTGGCAATTAATTACATTACCTGCGATAAAGAGTATGTCGAAAGATTCGAGCATCTGTTCACCACAAGAGCAAGAGCAATTGACAGAATTCCGGGATTCATCAGCATGGAAGTTCTGAAACCAAATAGCTCAAATGATAATTACTTAATAGTGAGCCATTGGGAAAACGGGGATGCATTTAAAAACTGGACTAAGTCTCCTGAGTTTCTTGAAGGACACAAACGCGGATTTGAAGACATGAAAAAATATAAAGACGAAGGTAAAAAACCACCGATGTCATCCGATTTCAAAACATACGAAATTTTAACAGATTAA
- a CDS encoding TonB-dependent receptor, with the protein MFSFAQNSSDTQTQNDSLKQYEINPIVITATKTEKTVEDSPIPVSLVNKKEISASGSYKLSEILSEQTGLNIAYFLGAGVQIQGLDPDYALILVDGEPLIGRNGGTIDLSRVSLGNVKQIEIVKGPSSSLYGSEALSGVINIITDKPSRNFLTDIKARYGSFNTVDLNGNVEYRKNNLGLSLFANFSRSNGYDLFPETIAKTSPAYNDYTINPVIKYDVNNNLSLELNSRVFFEDMSNITETMTGSNEINLDDKVNLTDINNTLSINYFFNDRIKLKTKLYNSYYKYKDVLTYPTTGNLFFEDKYEEVYSKGELMLEGNYFRNNTTVLGGGLILNTVNADRLYDDSKNANTKFVYFQNEYLPLENMNITAGIRFDAHSDYQSRFSPKIAVLYTPIEMLSLKGSFGTGFKAPTFQELYLDFTNPQVGYSVFGTTGFQESMQQLIQSGQISELYIDLNTVTQIKPENSQAFNFNFTVNPFEQIKADVNFFRNDIKDLIEVLPIAKKTNGQSVFTYFNLSRIYTQGIETNLNINPFDNLNVTLGYQYLDAKDKQVIDDINNQKIYKTGSTGVVRPVQMVEYGGLFNRSKHSGVVKIYYTLAKYDASINLRVIGRSKYGYIDRNGNGILDNDNEYAQGYVLWNSAVSKKIFKNVSLQVGVDNIFDHKNPEITPEFPGRVIYSTIDLTF; encoded by the coding sequence TTGTTTTCATTTGCACAAAACTCTTCAGATACACAAACTCAAAACGACTCATTAAAGCAGTATGAAATTAATCCGATTGTAATTACTGCAACGAAAACCGAAAAAACCGTTGAAGACTCACCTATCCCTGTTTCACTTGTCAATAAAAAAGAAATCAGCGCATCGGGAAGCTATAAGCTTTCTGAAATTTTATCCGAGCAAACGGGATTGAACATTGCATATTTCCTCGGAGCGGGAGTGCAGATTCAGGGACTCGACCCTGACTATGCGCTAATTCTTGTCGACGGCGAACCGCTCATCGGAAGAAACGGCGGAACGATTGATTTATCAAGAGTATCACTCGGCAACGTAAAACAAATAGAAATTGTAAAAGGTCCTTCATCTTCACTTTATGGAAGTGAAGCATTGTCCGGTGTCATAAATATCATCACAGACAAACCTTCACGAAATTTTTTAACAGACATTAAAGCACGATATGGTTCATTTAATACTGTCGATTTAAACGGCAACGTTGAATACAGAAAAAACAATTTGGGATTATCTTTATTTGCAAACTTCAGCCGCTCGAACGGTTACGATTTATTCCCTGAGACTATTGCAAAAACTTCACCTGCATATAATGATTACACGATTAATCCCGTTATTAAGTACGATGTAAATAATAATCTAAGTCTTGAGTTGAATTCACGTGTTTTTTTTGAGGATATGAGCAACATCACTGAAACAATGACCGGAAGCAATGAGATAAATTTAGATGATAAAGTTAACCTTACCGACATTAACAATACTTTATCTATTAATTACTTCTTTAACGATAGAATAAAATTAAAAACCAAGCTTTATAATTCTTATTATAAGTATAAAGATGTTTTAACTTACCCAACAACAGGAAATTTATTTTTTGAAGACAAATACGAAGAAGTTTATTCAAAAGGCGAGCTGATGCTCGAAGGAAATTATTTCAGGAACAACACAACTGTTTTAGGCGGAGGTTTAATTCTCAACACGGTCAATGCAGACAGACTTTATGACGACAGCAAAAATGCCAATACTAAATTTGTTTATTTTCAGAACGAATACCTTCCTCTTGAAAATATGAATATTACAGCCGGAATTCGCTTTGACGCTCACAGTGATTATCAAAGCAGGTTCAGTCCCAAGATTGCTGTTTTATATACACCCATAGAGATGTTATCCTTAAAGGGTTCATTCGGAACAGGCTTCAAAGCTCCGACATTTCAGGAGCTATATCTCGATTTCACAAACCCCCAGGTTGGATATTCTGTTTTTGGAACAACCGGTTTTCAGGAATCAATGCAGCAGTTAATCCAAAGCGGACAGATTTCGGAATTATATATTGACCTGAACACAGTGACACAAATTAAGCCTGAGAACTCACAGGCGTTTAATTTTAATTTCACTGTTAATCCGTTTGAACAGATAAAAGCTGATGTTAATTTTTTCAGAAATGACATAAAAGATTTAATCGAAGTTCTTCCTATTGCTAAAAAAACAAACGGTCAAAGTGTATTCACGTATTTTAATCTTAGCAGAATTTATACTCAAGGAATTGAAACGAATCTCAACATTAATCCTTTTGATAATTTAAATGTAACTCTCGGTTATCAATATCTCGATGCAAAAGATAAACAAGTAATCGATGACATCAACAACCAAAAAATTTATAAAACCGGAAGCACTGGAGTTGTGAGACCTGTTCAGATGGTTGAGTACGGCGGTTTGTTTAACCGTTCTAAACATTCCGGAGTTGTGAAAATTTATTACACACTTGCAAAGTATGATGCCTCCATTAATTTGCGTGTAATCGGAAGAAGCAAATACGGATATATTGATAGAAACGGAAACGGCATTCTTGATAACGACAATGAATATGCGCAGGGATATGTTTTGTGGAATTCAGCAGTAAGCAAAAAAATATTTAAGAATGTTTCTCTGCAGGTAGGTGTTGACAATATTTTTGACCATAAAAATCCCGAGATTACCCCTGAATTCCCGGGAAGAGTAATTTACTCAACAATAGATTTAACGTTTTAA
- a CDS encoding MFS transporter: MTINRKYILFGSLYFSQFIPLGFFTESLPVYLRSLGYSLQIVGMIHMLLLPWMVKFLWAPAVDKIGSKKPGHYRYWILIMQGLVFLCLVASAFVNLSTTLYAVLICIALLSFFSSTQDIATDAFAVETLKKSEQGFGNSIQNSAHSLGSLIGGGLMLLFLNQIGWSGSIFILAGIVLIPCIILIINWNKYPVESHAVNNDEPKKSVFDFFKRKGNLKWLGILLLLPLGSAISDFIFKPFLIDAGYSLEDIGFMRGIIGLIASFAGAIFGGFLIKDNNRNSLLIKLGLLLSLTMLLYILPIYAKLDFWSITSIIIINRFIYGAFVTLIFTLIMQRCEKGKAGTDFSVQIAVMTFSSHGINSLIAGFLTPVIGYTFIYVLASGIAITSIIIYRRTITSFKAAKIENLPDKTLIPKLENFEY; the protein is encoded by the coding sequence ATGACCATCAACAGAAAATACATATTATTCGGAAGCTTATACTTCTCTCAGTTCATACCGCTCGGATTTTTTACCGAGTCCCTGCCGGTATATCTGCGCAGTCTCGGATATTCATTGCAGATTGTGGGAATGATTCATATGCTTCTGCTTCCCTGGATGGTGAAATTTCTTTGGGCTCCTGCGGTCGATAAAATCGGCAGCAAAAAACCCGGACATTACCGTTATTGGATTTTGATAATGCAGGGTTTGGTATTTCTTTGCCTTGTTGCATCTGCATTTGTGAATCTAAGCACAACGTTATACGCTGTTTTAATTTGCATTGCGCTTCTCTCGTTTTTTTCATCAACTCAGGACATTGCAACAGATGCTTTTGCAGTTGAGACTCTTAAAAAAAGCGAACAGGGGTTTGGCAACAGCATACAAAACTCTGCACATTCTCTTGGCTCGCTTATCGGCGGCGGATTGATGCTTCTATTTTTAAATCAAATCGGCTGGTCAGGTTCAATTTTCATCTTAGCCGGAATTGTATTAATCCCCTGCATAATTTTGATAATCAACTGGAATAAATATCCCGTTGAGTCTCATGCAGTAAACAACGATGAACCAAAAAAATCCGTGTTTGATTTCTTTAAACGCAAAGGTAATCTCAAATGGCTCGGTATATTACTTCTTCTTCCGCTTGGCAGCGCAATATCCGATTTTATTTTTAAACCGTTCCTAATTGATGCTGGTTACTCACTCGAAGACATAGGCTTCATGCGCGGCATAATTGGTCTTATTGCCTCATTTGCCGGAGCAATTTTCGGCGGATTCCTAATTAAAGATAATAACAGAAATTCTTTGCTTATTAAACTCGGTCTGTTATTGTCACTGACTATGCTTCTTTATATTCTTCCGATTTATGCTAAGCTGGATTTTTGGTCGATTACTTCCATTATAATAATAAACAGGTTTATCTACGGCGCGTTTGTTACTCTGATATTTACGTTGATTATGCAGAGATGCGAAAAAGGAAAAGCAGGAACTGATTTTTCTGTTCAGATTGCTGTAATGACATTCAGCTCGCACGGCATCAATTCACTCATTGCAGGATTTTTAACTCCCGTTATCGGATATACTTTTATTTACGTTCTCGCTTCCGGAATTGCAATAACATCAATCATCATTTACAGAAGAACAATTACTTCATTCAAAGCAGCTAAAATCGAAAATCTTCCCGACAAAACTCTCATCCCCAAACTCGAAAACTTCGAATATTAA